The following coding sequences are from one Roseburia hominis A2-183 window:
- a CDS encoding restriction endonuclease subunit S, producing the protein MLELHDREWNEFYLRDIFPDIQRGKRLKNADHIQGKTPYVSSSAINNGVDAFIGNDDKVRKYKECLTLANSGSVGKTFYHSYEFIASDHVTSLKSDRLNKYSYLFIATIVQRLEEKYSFNREINDVRINKEKIVLPVDESGTPDYDFMEQYIKEREQQIVQKYIEYTGKNIQFGGGDFRR; encoded by the coding sequence ATGCTTGAGTTGCATGATAGAGAATGGAATGAATTCTACTTACGTGATATTTTCCCAGATATTCAGCGTGGCAAGAGATTAAAAAATGCTGACCATATACAGGGAAAGACTCCTTATGTATCATCTTCTGCAATAAATAATGGTGTTGACGCATTTATAGGGAATGATGACAAAGTAAGAAAGTATAAGGAATGCCTAACTTTGGCAAATAGTGGCAGTGTTGGAAAGACTTTTTATCACAGCTATGAATTTATTGCAAGTGACCATGTAACATCATTGAAATCAGATAGATTAAATAAATACAGCTATTTGTTTATAGCAACCATTGTCCAGCGCCTTGAGGAAAAATATAGTTTCAACCGTGAAATAAATGATGTGCGAATAAACAAAGAAAAAATTGTTTTACCTGTTGATGAATCTGGCACACCTGATTATGACTTTATGGAGCAGTATATTAAAGAACGAGAACAGCAAATTGTACAAAAATACATTGAATATACTGGTAAAAATATCCAATTCGGGGGGGGGGACTTCCGCCGTTGA
- a CDS encoding restriction endonuclease subunit S, producing MKEKEWKEFYLRDIFVIRPGKRLTRSNMQSGTKPFIGASDSNNGVTAFVGNTNASEDRNVLGVNYNGSVVENFYHPYTCIFSDDVKRFVLRKHNGNKYIYLFMKTVILQQKNKYAYGYKFNEERMQKQMILLPTAANGQPDYDYMEQYAKKLFSSLRLQYLHEKVTVAI from the coding sequence TTGAAGGAAAAGGAATGGAAAGAATTTTACCTACGTGATATTTTTGTTATTCGCCCTGGAAAGCGATTAACAAGAAGTAATATGCAATCTGGCACAAAACCCTTTATAGGTGCGTCCGATTCTAATAATGGCGTAACGGCTTTTGTAGGCAATACGAATGCGTCAGAGGATCGAAATGTTCTAGGAGTAAATTATAATGGCAGTGTGGTCGAAAATTTTTATCACCCATATACCTGTATTTTTTCAGATGATGTAAAACGCTTTGTTTTGCGAAAACACAATGGAAACAAATATATTTACCTATTTATGAAAACTGTAATTCTTCAACAAAAAAACAAGTATGCTTACGGCTATAAATTCAATGAAGAACGTATGCAGAAACAGATGATACTATTGCCAACTGCAGCTAACGGTCAGCCAGATTACGATTATATGGAGCAATATGCAAAGAAGTTGTTTAGTTCCCTAAGATTACAATATCTGCACGAAAAAGTGACGGTTGCTATTTGA
- a CDS encoding SulP family inorganic anion transporter codes for MKIRLVQTIRNYDKKNLGKDLTAGLIIMAVSIPISMGYAQIAGLPAVYGLYGSVFPILLFVLFSTSPQFIFGVDAAPAALIGAALLDLHIESGSEEALAAVPVLTAFVALWLLAFYVMRAGKLVNYISAPVMGGFITGICTTIILMQVPKLLGGTAGTGEFFELAEHIAETAGEINLPSLALGAAALVILLIAKKLMPKFPMAVLLMAAGALMTKYLPLRAWGIKTLDAVEPGLPVWSLPDFTAVPVREAVTISLSVAVVIMAETLLAENNFAQKNGYRINDNQEILAFAMGNLAAALTGCCPINGSVSRTAMGEQYQAKTQLTGIVAGLSMIVLLLGGTGFIGYLPVPVLTAIVISALLGATEFELAVRLWKVSRTECLIFAGAFFGVLMLGTINGVLIGIILSFSEMIIRTAKPARCFLGIQPGHRHFRDLKEGSQIHAVEGVLIYRFSSNLFFANIQVLKQDIEDHVTEQTRAVILDASGIGSMDITAADGLGMLYQSLKEKGIRFYMTEHIADLNEQLRKLGLGYMIEEGSVRRTIHIALKDMGIKRPYPLEGGVDNDDRSASRKRADNRVQEFVWAFGTETEEQIEKQILLQIEQLKEGGDVENLLHGRWSHMEAMDEDEWLEHLEEHLKEIVNISGKDEKTLARRLEEHRREVHDRIATEHPELAERFKERRHVLDEHLKQRRPEVYELVVSLREKEKTDLK; via the coding sequence ATGAAGATCAGGCTTGTACAGACAATAAGAAATTATGACAAGAAAAATCTCGGGAAGGATCTGACCGCCGGGCTCATCATCATGGCGGTCTCGATTCCGATCTCCATGGGATACGCGCAGATTGCGGGACTGCCGGCGGTATACGGACTGTACGGATCGGTGTTCCCGATTCTCCTGTTTGTGTTGTTTTCGACGTCACCGCAGTTCATTTTCGGCGTGGACGCCGCGCCTGCCGCGCTGATCGGAGCGGCGCTTTTGGATCTGCACATCGAGAGCGGCTCAGAGGAGGCGCTGGCGGCAGTGCCGGTGCTGACCGCGTTTGTGGCGCTGTGGCTTCTCGCGTTTTACGTGATGCGGGCGGGAAAGCTGGTCAACTATATCTCGGCGCCGGTGATGGGAGGCTTTATCACCGGTATCTGTACGACCATCATCCTGATGCAGGTGCCGAAGCTTCTGGGCGGCACTGCGGGGACGGGAGAATTCTTTGAGCTTGCGGAGCATATCGCGGAGACGGCGGGGGAGATCAACCTGCCGTCCCTGGCGCTTGGCGCGGCTGCGCTTGTGATACTGCTGATTGCAAAAAAGCTCATGCCGAAATTCCCGATGGCGGTCCTTTTGATGGCAGCGGGCGCTCTGATGACAAAGTACCTGCCTCTGCGCGCTTGGGGCATTAAGACGCTGGATGCTGTGGAGCCGGGACTTCCGGTCTGGAGCCTGCCGGATTTTACGGCGGTGCCGGTAAGGGAGGCGGTTACGATCAGCCTGTCGGTGGCGGTTGTCATCATGGCGGAGACGCTGCTCGCAGAAAATAATTTTGCACAGAAAAACGGGTACCGCATCAACGACAATCAGGAGATCCTGGCATTTGCGATGGGCAATCTTGCCGCGGCGCTGACCGGATGCTGCCCGATCAACGGCTCGGTCTCCCGGACGGCGATGGGAGAGCAGTATCAGGCAAAGACACAGCTGACCGGGATTGTGGCGGGACTTTCGATGATCGTGCTGCTGCTTGGCGGAACCGGGTTTATCGGCTATCTTCCGGTGCCGGTGCTGACGGCAATCGTGATCTCCGCTCTGCTTGGCGCGACGGAGTTTGAGCTGGCGGTCCGGTTGTGGAAAGTCAGCCGCACGGAATGTCTGATCTTTGCCGGTGCATTCTTCGGAGTGCTGATGCTCGGGACGATCAACGGCGTACTGATCGGCATCATCCTCTCCTTTTCCGAGATGATTATCCGCACTGCAAAGCCGGCGCGCTGTTTTCTGGGAATTCAGCCGGGGCACCGGCATTTCCGCGATCTGAAAGAAGGAAGCCAGATCCATGCGGTTGAGGGAGTGTTAATCTACCGGTTCAGCAGCAACCTGTTTTTTGCCAACATACAGGTGCTAAAGCAGGACATCGAGGACCATGTGACGGAGCAGACAAGGGCGGTCATCCTGGATGCGAGCGGCATTGGCAGTATGGACATCACGGCGGCGGACGGACTGGGAATGTTATATCAGTCGCTGAAAGAAAAAGGCATCCGCTTTTACATGACAGAGCACATCGCCGATTTAAACGAACAGCTCCGGAAACTGGGGCTTGGCTACATGATCGAAGAAGGAAGCGTGCGCAGAACGATCCATATTGCGTTAAAAGATATGGGAATCAAGCGCCCGTATCCGCTGGAGGGCGGTGTGGACAATGACGACCGCAGTGCCTCGAGAAAGCGCGCGGACAACCGCGTGCAGGAATTTGTCTGGGCATTTGGCACGGAGACGGAGGAACAGATTGAAAAACAGATTCTTTTGCAGATTGAACAGCTGAAGGAGGGCGGTGATGTGGAAAATCTGCTGCATGGCAGATGGTCACACATGGAAGCAATGGATGAAGACGAGTGGCTGGAACATCTGGAAGAACACTTAAAGGAGATTGTGAACATCTCCGGAAAGGATGAGAAGACACTCGCAAGACGTCTGGAGGAACACCGCAGGGAGGTGCATGACCGCATTGCAACAGAGCATCCGGAGCTTGCGGAGCGCTTCAAGGAGCGCAGACATGTACTGGATGAGCATTTAAAGCAGAGAAGACCGGAGGTCTATGAGCTTGTGGTGAGTCTGCGCGAAAAGGAAAAGACAGATTTAAAATAA
- a CDS encoding methyl-accepting chemotaxis protein — protein MPFLEYYQMLFATIGVLLVIFAVGIIVVMRSIDKSAYALSKPIAELDETASRLAEGDLDVELNVTAKNEIGELAESIRATVARLKEYIAYLKEASGALDQIADGKLEIHLEQEYVGEFRQLKDALLHISSSMNDVMKNISASSQTVTSSAGDLANAAQQLAEGSGTQAAAVEELVATATSVVEQVEESKKDALHSAEETEKVTAMMEQSQDKMQEMMEAVQKIHETSEQVVGIIATIEQIADQTNLLSLNASIEAARAGEAGKGFAVVADEIGKLAQESSKAANMTRNLISVSMEEIDKGNQIADHVMDSLKTAVEAVDKVNTMIQKTAENAADQAQSMEQIRVGIEEISQGVQDNSAIAEESSATSEELASQATLLNELVQHFELQP, from the coding sequence ATGCCGTTCCTTGAATACTATCAGATGCTGTTTGCGACGATCGGCGTACTCTTAGTCATTTTCGCAGTGGGAATTATCGTGGTGATGCGCAGCATCGACAAGAGCGCATATGCGCTGTCAAAACCGATCGCAGAATTGGACGAGACGGCAAGCAGGCTGGCAGAGGGAGATCTGGATGTCGAGCTGAATGTTACGGCAAAGAATGAGATCGGAGAACTGGCGGAATCGATTCGGGCGACGGTCGCGCGCCTGAAGGAATACATTGCCTACTTAAAAGAAGCATCCGGCGCACTGGATCAGATTGCAGACGGAAAGCTGGAGATTCATCTCGAACAGGAATATGTCGGGGAATTCCGTCAGTTAAAAGACGCGCTTCTTCATATTTCAAGTTCGATGAATGATGTCATGAAAAATATCAGCGCAAGTTCCCAGACGGTGACTTCGAGTGCCGGCGATCTGGCAAATGCGGCACAGCAGCTCGCAGAGGGCAGCGGCACGCAGGCGGCAGCAGTGGAGGAACTGGTCGCAACGGCGACTTCCGTGGTGGAGCAGGTGGAGGAGAGCAAAAAAGACGCCCTGCATTCTGCCGAGGAGACGGAGAAAGTGACAGCCATGATGGAACAGAGTCAGGATAAAATGCAGGAAATGATGGAGGCAGTGCAGAAAATCCACGAGACGTCGGAACAGGTTGTCGGAATCATTGCGACGATCGAGCAGATCGCGGATCAGACCAATCTGCTCTCGCTGAATGCATCTATAGAGGCGGCGCGTGCGGGCGAGGCCGGAAAAGGATTTGCGGTTGTGGCGGATGAGATCGGAAAACTGGCACAGGAGAGCTCAAAAGCTGCCAATATGACGCGGAATCTGATCAGCGTTTCGATGGAGGAGATTGATAAGGGCAATCAGATTGCGGATCATGTGATGGATTCCCTGAAGACGGCGGTAGAAGCCGTGGATAAAGTCAACACGATGATCCAGAAGACGGCGGAAAACGCGGCGGATCAGGCACAGAGCATGGAACAGATCCGGGTAGGAATCGAGGAGATCTCGCAGGGAGTACAGGACAATTCGGCGATTGCCGAGGAGAGCTCCGCAACCTCGGAAGAACTTGCATCCCAGGCGACACTGCTCAATGAGCTGGTGCAGCATTTTGAACTGCAGCCATAA
- a CDS encoding helix-turn-helix domain-containing protein, which yields MTMVEIAKRNNVSERTIYRYKAYYDKMKKKEE from the coding sequence ATGACAATGGTAGAAATTGCGAAGCGGAACAATGTCAGTGAGAGGACGATTTATAGGTATAAAGCGTATTATGACAAAATGAAGAAAAAAGAAGAATAG
- a CDS encoding HPr family phosphocarrier protein: protein MSRKEIVVSNVSEEHSNPIAELVQVACRFDSDITLESNNRRINAKSIMGIMAFNPSKGMTVNIVAEGSDEEEALVAMEKFLVCE, encoded by the coding sequence ATGAGCAGAAAAGAGATTGTTGTATCGAATGTCTCAGAGGAACATAGTAATCCGATTGCAGAACTGGTTCAGGTTGCCTGCAGATTTGACAGTGATATTACACTTGAGAGTAACAACCGCCGGATAAATGCGAAGAGTATTATGGGAATCATGGCATTTAACCCGTCCAAAGGAATGACGGTGAACATCGTTGCCGAGGGCAGTGATGAAGAGGAAGCATTAGTAGCAATGGAAAAGTTTTTAGTATGTGAGTAG
- a CDS encoding TetR/AcrR family transcriptional regulator produces MALVVFLIHRKTFYLHYTCIEALFEDLLGQITEEYYHAIDQLPIDAPFTEVNRVFFEFTARQEPYAERLLCAPGYREFADKLFLNTMIHNRTRHNPYAAFSREEQNIINTFLCVTSVNIYRQWVADKKRVPLERLIALSGTLLNNGVVSLF; encoded by the coding sequence ATGGCACTCGTTGTATTTCTGATCCACCGGAAAACGTTCTATCTGCACTATACCTGCATCGAGGCTCTGTTTGAAGATCTCCTTGGGCAGATCACCGAAGAGTATTACCATGCCATCGACCAGCTCCCGATCGATGCGCCTTTTACGGAAGTAAACCGCGTCTTTTTCGAGTTTACCGCCAGACAGGAGCCGTACGCCGAGCGCCTTTTATGCGCACCGGGCTACCGCGAATTCGCCGATAAATTATTCTTAAACACCATGATTCACAATCGCACGAGACATAATCCCTACGCCGCATTTTCCAGGGAGGAGCAGAATATCATCAACACGTTTTTATGCGTCACCTCCGTCAATATTTACCGGCAGTGGGTGGCAGACAAAAAAAGAGTGCCGCTTGAGAGGCTGATTGCGCTCTCCGGCACCCTGTTAAATAACGGTGTTGTTTCTTTATTTTAA
- a CDS encoding HEPN domain-containing protein: MNFLINRLDNLDIGSKSFEFIPENIKKDINMDGMIVGANGQFLVNQKDIMVLIKKSGLKNQIGENMYNAILRKPMMVFLIPTQEKEFESTKEELDMTYGMKLIHLNNFAQAFSLGCWFVKDSCVMANFIYWINMLNGYNSQDTRDMPITMSNGTISEICLTDVEMAEAIDRMYEVYRCLLPDESAMGRVENTYSVGTQVWNIDKAISTEGKSFARALIILQEARRTGVLSSKIDKYCSVLECIYAIKKEHKKNISNITAAYIGKDSEEQERIRENMRDAYGVRSDGSHGDNLKYLQENNRENLVKLSTDIDDYVRRVFRKVIAVENLNYNNTSEEKARVRKYFSDLAKTVYPE; encoded by the coding sequence ATGAACTTTTTGATTAATAGATTGGATAATTTGGATATTGGTAGCAAAAGTTTTGAGTTTATTCCTGAAAATATTAAGAAGGATATAAATATGGATGGAATGATTGTTGGTGCAAATGGTCAGTTTTTGGTTAACCAAAAGGATATAATGGTTTTGATAAAAAAATCAGGTTTGAAAAATCAAATAGGTGAAAATATGTATAATGCTATATTAAGGAAGCCAATGATGGTTTTTTTAATCCCTACACAAGAAAAAGAATTTGAAAGTACCAAAGAAGAACTCGATATGACATATGGTATGAAGTTAATACATTTAAATAATTTTGCGCAGGCATTTTCTTTGGGATGTTGGTTTGTAAAGGATTCTTGCGTTATGGCTAATTTTATTTATTGGATTAATATGCTTAATGGATATAATTCACAAGATACAAGAGATATGCCCATAACTATGAGTAATGGGACGATATCAGAAATATGCCTAACAGATGTTGAAATGGCAGAAGCAATTGATAGAATGTATGAAGTATATCGTTGTTTATTGCCAGATGAGTCCGCAATGGGGCGAGTTGAAAATACATATAGCGTAGGAACACAGGTATGGAATATCGATAAAGCAATAAGTACGGAGGGAAAAAGTTTTGCAAGAGCTTTGATAATATTACAAGAAGCTCGTAGAACAGGAGTCTTATCGAGTAAAATAGATAAGTATTGTTCTGTTTTGGAATGTATATATGCCATAAAGAAAGAACATAAGAAGAATATATCCAATATTACTGCTGCATACATAGGGAAAGATAGTGAGGAACAAGAAAGAATTAGGGAAAATATGAGAGATGCCTATGGGGTACGTTCGGATGGCTCTCATGGAGATAATTTGAAATATTTGCAAGAAAACAATAGGGAAAATTTGGTGAAATTATCGACAGATATCGATGATTATGTTAGAAGAGTTTTTAGGAAGGTTATCGCTGTAGAAAATTTAAATTATAATAATACTTCGGAAGAAAAAGCACGTGTAAGAAAGTATTTTAGCGATTTGGCGAAAACGGTTTATCCTGAATAA
- a CDS encoding PDDEXK nuclease domain-containing protein, protein MSNELKIINDENYQKWICEIKELVHVSQLKAAVQVNTEMIRMYWHIGKEISDKHADAIWGTGFYKTMSQSLKEEFPSVSGFSVTNLKYMKRFFEFYKSDNENRQQVVDDLEKICSIPWGHHILIMTKCENVTEALFYVHKTLENGWSRAMLLNFLDVNLYKSQGKAITNFDRQLPALQSDLAKEVIKDPYNFDFLTLTEGYREKELEDALTNNITKFLLELGQGFAYIGRQQPIMIGQKEMAMDLLFYHMKLRCYVVIDLKVGEFDASYTSQIGTYVVAVNHQLKTEMDNPTIGLIICKTKDNVVAEYSLEASSVPIGISEYQLSKVLPKEIESSLPSIEEIEKSLKAITGE, encoded by the coding sequence ATGTCAAATGAATTAAAAATTATAAATGATGAGAATTATCAGAAATGGATTTGTGAGATAAAGGAACTGGTTCATGTCAGCCAATTAAAAGCGGCAGTTCAAGTAAACACAGAAATGATAAGAATGTATTGGCATATTGGAAAAGAAATTTCGGATAAGCATGCAGATGCAATTTGGGGAACGGGTTTCTATAAGACAATGAGCCAGTCTTTAAAAGAGGAATTTCCAAGTGTAAGTGGTTTTTCGGTGACAAACTTGAAGTACATGAAACGCTTTTTTGAATTTTACAAAAGTGATAATGAAAATCGTCAACAGGTTGTTGACGATTTGGAAAAAATATGTTCAATACCTTGGGGACACCATATTCTAATAATGACAAAATGCGAAAATGTAACAGAAGCATTATTTTATGTACACAAAACATTAGAAAATGGTTGGAGCAGAGCAATGCTGCTTAATTTTCTGGATGTGAATCTTTATAAGTCACAGGGAAAAGCAATAACAAATTTTGACAGACAGCTTCCGGCTTTGCAAAGTGATTTGGCGAAAGAAGTAATCAAAGACCCATATAACTTTGATTTTCTGACATTAACAGAGGGATACCGAGAAAAAGAACTTGAGGATGCATTGACAAATAATATAACAAAATTTTTGTTGGAATTAGGACAAGGGTTTGCGTATATCGGTAGACAGCAACCGATTATGATTGGTCAAAAAGAAATGGCAATGGATCTTCTGTTTTACCATATGAAATTGAGGTGTTATGTTGTCATTGATTTAAAAGTAGGCGAGTTTGATGCATCTTATACCAGCCAGATCGGAACTTATGTTGTTGCAGTAAATCATCAATTAAAAACAGAGATGGATAATCCAACAATAGGATTGATTATCTGTAAAACAAAGGACAATGTGGTTGCTGAATATTCACTGGAAGCTAGTAGTGTACCGATAGGGATTTCTGAATATCAGTTGTCAAAAGTTCTTCCGAAGGAAATTGAAAGCTCACTTCCTTCGATAGAGGAGATTGAGAAGTCGTTGAAAGCTATTACAGGAGAGTAA
- a CDS encoding HsdM family class I SAM-dependent methyltransferase yields the protein MAKKEANFDLYIHDLLVEAGIQADTQGSNIVPINEALKTASKHQTGKVGFPEYIAVVDDFVLVMEDKADRANLCLKEADGTISMTVQATTDYAVNGALHYAQHILQKTTYKKVFAFGNAGDSKHHTLQPLFVDKNGYKWLPEVQTFENFSMAHIVEYYKRLVLEETPPEDIELADILKKAKELHEYLRNYGGLGEDEKPLVVSAILLALREKEYGFNLNQLTGDTLESNTDGAILYQYLEKNLQRAKVAPEVKKQRVLNQFTLIKDRPQLNTKRADLGDKTPLKYFAEYINNNIFQAIVSNGREDYLGRFYGEFVSYSGGDGQALGVVLTPRHITELFCELVDLKPTDVIFDPCCGTGGFLISGMHKMLRLAKSDAERKHIKQQQIYGIEIRDDMFSIATTNMILRGDGQSNLICEDFLAQDPGELQLKGGGITVGFMNPPYSQAKGKDTANLSELCFIRHLLNSITTGGRVAVIVPVSAMIGKTKEDKAVKQDILKKHTLEGVISLNKDTFYRVGTVPCIAVFTAGEPHPADKIAKFINFEDDGFEVKKHLGLVETERAKDKQQYLLDCWRGKVADFPSSFMVETTVEDTDEWLHSFYYYNDEIPTEDDFMNSIADYLTFEFNMVTHGKGYLFEQKGGDNNA from the coding sequence ATGGCTAAAAAAGAAGCAAATTTTGATTTATATATACACGATCTGTTAGTTGAAGCTGGCATTCAGGCAGATACACAGGGCAGTAACATTGTACCTATCAATGAAGCACTGAAAACAGCGTCAAAACACCAAACAGGTAAGGTAGGATTTCCAGAATACATAGCGGTTGTAGATGATTTTGTCCTTGTCATGGAAGATAAAGCGGACCGTGCGAATCTTTGTTTAAAAGAAGCAGATGGCACTATTTCTATGACGGTACAGGCAACAACCGATTATGCTGTTAATGGTGCGTTGCATTATGCACAGCACATTTTGCAGAAAACAACCTACAAAAAGGTCTTTGCGTTTGGCAATGCTGGTGATAGCAAACATCACACTTTACAGCCACTTTTTGTAGATAAGAACGGATATAAATGGCTACCGGAAGTCCAAACTTTTGAAAACTTTTCAATGGCACATATTGTGGAATATTACAAACGACTTGTGCTTGAAGAAACACCTCCGGAAGATATTGAACTTGCAGATATTTTAAAAAAGGCAAAGGAACTGCATGAATATCTGCGAAATTATGGTGGACTTGGGGAAGATGAAAAGCCACTTGTGGTATCAGCAATTCTTCTTGCCTTGCGTGAAAAAGAATACGGTTTTAATTTAAATCAGTTGACGGGAGATACACTGGAGAGCAACACGGACGGTGCTATTCTGTATCAATATCTTGAAAAAAATTTACAACGTGCAAAAGTTGCCCCAGAAGTAAAAAAACAGCGTGTTTTGAATCAGTTTACGTTGATAAAGGATAGACCACAGTTAAACACAAAGCGTGCGGATTTAGGAGATAAAACACCTCTGAAATATTTTGCAGAGTATATTAACAACAACATTTTTCAGGCGATTGTATCAAATGGGCGTGAAGATTATTTGGGACGTTTTTATGGTGAATTTGTTTCTTACTCGGGAGGTGATGGTCAGGCACTTGGTGTTGTTCTTACACCTCGTCATATCACGGAATTGTTCTGTGAATTGGTAGATTTAAAACCGACTGATGTTATATTTGATCCGTGTTGCGGCACGGGTGGATTTTTGATTTCTGGAATGCATAAAATGCTACGGTTAGCAAAAAGTGATGCAGAACGCAAGCACATCAAGCAACAACAAATTTATGGAATAGAAATTCGTGACGATATGTTTTCGATTGCAACAACGAATATGATTTTGCGTGGGGACGGTCAAAGTAACTTGATTTGTGAAGATTTTCTGGCACAAGACCCTGGTGAATTGCAGTTAAAGGGGGGTGGCATTACAGTAGGCTTTATGAATCCACCGTATTCACAGGCAAAAGGCAAGGACACAGCAAACCTTTCGGAATTGTGTTTTATCCGTCATTTGCTTAATTCAATTACAACAGGCGGGCGTGTAGCTGTGATTGTACCTGTGTCCGCTATGATTGGAAAAACAAAAGAAGATAAAGCCGTCAAGCAGGATATTCTGAAAAAACATACTTTAGAGGGTGTTATCAGCTTAAATAAAGATACATTCTATCGGGTCGGTACTGTTCCATGTATCGCTGTTTTTACAGCAGGTGAACCGCATCCGGCAGATAAGATTGCAAAATTCATCAATTTTGAAGATGATGGGTTTGAAGTCAAAAAGCACTTGGGATTAGTGGAAACTGAACGTGCAAAAGATAAACAGCAGTATCTTCTTGATTGTTGGCGTGGCAAGGTGGCGGATTTTCCATCAAGTTTCATGGTGGAAACAACTGTTGAAGATACGGACGAATGGTTACATTCCTTCTACTACTATAACGATGAAATACCAACAGAAGACGATTTTATGAACAGTATTGCTGACTATTTGACATTTGAGTTTAACATGGTCACACATGGTAAAGGGTATCTGTTTGAACAGAAAGGCGGTGATAATAATGCTTGA
- a CDS encoding DUF2971 domain-containing protein — translation MDYDRYIELYRQGKFQEAVEYKATQVPTRLVKYYSLNDNVTVNKSKLQYLKEQRIFLSTASGFNDPFEGKFFKFDKDKLEKSGWDKEMVVDYYTSVANGFRYTCLSNTDENNMPMWAYYANNHQGFCVEYLLCDMQKKYIFPVTYEPERVSANAITTNLLYEYMKMKEEGREYTDTSADANVYLQMLILSLAAKHKSWEHEREYRIICHRDDFPAIPSKIYIGLNCKEEYRKELVEVAKSIDVCKAYQMEFDEDSKVFGLKKRLLI, via the coding sequence ATGGATTATGATAGATATATTGAATTATACAGACAGGGAAAATTTCAAGAGGCTGTTGAGTATAAGGCAACTCAAGTTCCAACAAGATTAGTAAAGTATTATAGCTTGAATGATAACGTAACTGTTAATAAATCAAAATTACAATATCTAAAAGAGCAAAGAATATTTTTAAGTACAGCTTCCGGATTTAATGATCCATTTGAGGGAAAATTTTTTAAGTTTGATAAAGATAAACTGGAAAAGAGTGGTTGGGATAAAGAGATGGTAGTAGATTACTATACTTCTGTGGCGAATGGATTCCGATACACTTGCTTGAGTAATACTGATGAAAATAATATGCCAATGTGGGCTTATTATGCAAACAATCATCAGGGTTTTTGTGTTGAATATCTGCTATGTGATATGCAGAAGAAATATATTTTTCCTGTAACTTATGAGCCAGAAAGAGTATCTGCAAATGCTATTACTACAAATTTATTATATGAATATATGAAAATGAAAGAGGAAGGCAGAGAGTATACAGATACATCAGCGGATGCAAATGTCTATTTGCAGATGTTGATTTTATCTCTTGCAGCAAAACATAAAAGTTGGGAGCATGAAAGAGAGTATAGAATTATTTGTCATCGAGATGATTTTCCGGCAATTCCTTCCAAAATTTACATAGGTCTTAATTGTAAAGAAGAATATAGAAAAGAGCTTGTTGAAGTGGCTAAGAGTATTGATGTATGCAAAGCATATCAAATGGAATTTGATGAGGATAGTAAAGTGTTTGGTTTGAAAAAGAGATTATTAATATAA